One segment of Geomonas ferrireducens DNA contains the following:
- the nuoI gene encoding NADH-quinone oxidoreductase subunit NuoI yields MSILTDIKEIFTGLSITLRHIFRKPVTVQFPEERRPMPERFRGSIVLTRDPDGAERCVACYLCSGACPVDCISMAAAEGENGRRYAAWFRINFSRCILCGLCAEACPTLAIQMSPEMFNCRRQVIDMVYEKEDLLIDGTGKDPDYNFYRHAGIGVVQPRGSGDGEQAPFDPRSLMP; encoded by the coding sequence ATGTCCATACTGACCGACATAAAAGAGATCTTTACCGGCCTTTCCATCACCCTGCGCCACATCTTCAGGAAGCCGGTCACGGTGCAGTTCCCCGAGGAGCGTCGGCCCATGCCGGAGCGCTTCCGCGGCAGCATCGTCCTGACCCGCGACCCCGACGGCGCCGAGCGCTGCGTCGCCTGCTATCTGTGCTCCGGGGCCTGCCCCGTCGACTGCATATCGATGGCGGCGGCTGAAGGTGAGAACGGCCGGCGTTACGCCGCCTGGTTCCGCATCAACTTCTCGCGCTGCATCCTGTGCGGCCTCTGCGCCGAGGCGTGCCCGACACTCGCCATCCAGATGTCGCCCGAGATGTTCAACTGCAGGCGGCAGGTGATCGACATGGTGTACGAAAAGGAAGATCTGCTGATCGACGGGACCGGCAAGGATCCCGACTACAATTTCTACCGCCATGCCGGCATCGGTGTGGTGCAGCCGCGCGGTAGCGGTGACGGCGAGCAGGCCCCCTTCGACCCGAGGAGCCTCATGCCTTAG
- a CDS encoding NADH-quinone oxidoreductase subunit J family protein, whose translation MEATVFYILAAILLIGTLCAITARQAVRAIVYLVVSFFALALMFYLLGAPLIAAFEVIIYAGAIMVLFLFVIMMLELESPEKLPKPRLSDWWPALALVVVVVGALAVLLLSHVRAVPPGFTDIPVRQFAYTLFKQYGVAVEIVSMQLLFALVGALYLGRHK comes from the coding sequence ATGGAAGCGACTGTTTTCTACATACTGGCGGCGATACTGCTGATCGGGACGCTCTGTGCCATTACGGCGCGGCAGGCGGTACGGGCCATCGTCTACCTGGTGGTTTCGTTCTTCGCGCTGGCGTTGATGTTCTACCTCCTGGGGGCCCCGCTCATCGCGGCCTTCGAGGTCATCATCTACGCCGGCGCCATCATGGTGCTCTTCCTGTTCGTCATCATGATGCTTGAGCTGGAATCGCCCGAGAAGCTGCCCAAACCGCGCCTTTCCGACTGGTGGCCTGCCCTGGCCCTGGTGGTCGTGGTGGTGGGCGCACTGGCGGTGCTGCTGCTCAGCCACGTGCGGGCGGTCCCCCCCGGCTTCACCGATATCCCGGTGCGCCAGTTCGCCTACACGCTCTTCAAGCAGTACGGGGTCGCCGTGGAGATCGTTTCCATGCAGCTCCTCTTCGCCCTGGTGGGCGCGCTGTACCTCGGGAGGCACAAATGA
- a CDS encoding ankyrin repeat domain-containing protein, with the protein MTTTVEVELGAGFTAQVDAVDKNGHTALMDAAKAGNLTEVSELLERGASITARSDKGKTPLHFAAAHGKADVVRLLLQKGAEVDARDRDGHTPLMLAANYGCTQTSQLLVDNGADPMALSYSGTTALAYAENNRHKQTLDVLLKALRPN; encoded by the coding sequence GGGCAGGGTTTACAGCACAGGTGGATGCGGTGGACAAAAACGGCCACACCGCACTCATGGACGCAGCAAAGGCCGGCAACCTGACGGAGGTGAGCGAACTTTTGGAGCGCGGCGCCAGCATCACCGCCAGAAGCGACAAGGGAAAGACCCCTCTGCATTTCGCAGCAGCGCACGGCAAGGCGGACGTGGTACGCCTGCTGCTGCAAAAGGGTGCCGAGGTCGATGCCCGCGACCGTGACGGCCACACGCCTCTCATGCTGGCAGCCAACTACGGCTGCACCCAGACCAGTCAACTGCTGGTCGACAACGGCGCCGACCCCATGGCGCTGTCATACTCCGGAACCACCGCCCTGGCCTACGCAGAGAACAACCGTCACAAACAGACCCTCGACGTCTTGCTGAAGGCACTACGGCCCAACTAA
- the nuoL gene encoding NADH-quinone oxidoreductase subunit L, which translates to MATYLTLMLLLPLLGGLTCAIAGRKLPRVLVESLACAAVFGSFACAALAALSYTAPTVVTLAEWFASFELVIPISLYLDPLSLSLSVMIGFVCGLIHLYSVFYMREDEDYARYFALLNIFVFAMLTLVLAESLPLLYLGWEGVGFCSYLLIGFWYRDTNNADAGRKAFITTRIGDTAFMIALAWLFQLFGTLSVTKLNGMGFLMPVSVLTALGILFLIAAMGKSAQVPLMVWLPDAMAGPTPVSAMIHAATMVTAGVYLLARMYPLISASQAALAAIAVTGAVTAFYGATCALAQRDLKRVLAYSTISQIGYMMLGVGAEAVTAATFHLLVHAFFKALLFLGAGCVIAAMHHEQDIFKMGGLRRTLPLTFWSFLAGAACLAGLPLTGGFFSKDSILMAVWHKGGALYQSLYLLGLLTALVTAFYSFRLVFLVFGGGNGHVHRTSGLGVMQAVLIPLAILGLFGGVLDLPGYIGEGLLTRLFAAIPGGGAVEATHEQEIVMQAVAGTLALAGLAAAWLRYGKGRAHRMQEAQSPPSPLISFLANGWYFDALYNVLFIRPYRALAGVLWERMDEGVIDESLDGLGKGLGSVGQRLGRWSTGRVAVYLISFAAGGALILCYLAWLVL; encoded by the coding sequence CTGGCAACCTACCTGACATTGATGCTCCTCCTACCGCTTCTGGGCGGGCTCACTTGCGCCATCGCCGGGAGGAAACTGCCGCGCGTGCTGGTGGAAAGCCTAGCCTGCGCCGCCGTCTTCGGGAGCTTCGCATGCGCCGCGCTGGCCGCCCTCTCCTACACGGCGCCGACGGTGGTCACGCTGGCGGAGTGGTTCGCCAGTTTCGAACTCGTCATTCCGATCTCGCTCTACCTCGATCCCCTTTCGCTTTCGCTTTCCGTTATGATCGGCTTCGTGTGCGGCCTGATCCACCTCTACTCGGTCTTCTACATGCGCGAGGACGAGGACTACGCGCGCTACTTCGCCCTGCTGAACATCTTCGTCTTCGCCATGCTGACCCTGGTCCTCGCCGAGAGCCTGCCGCTTCTCTACCTCGGCTGGGAGGGGGTCGGCTTCTGCTCGTACCTCCTGATCGGCTTCTGGTACCGGGACACGAACAACGCCGACGCCGGCAGAAAGGCGTTCATCACCACGAGGATCGGCGACACCGCCTTCATGATCGCGCTCGCCTGGCTCTTCCAGCTCTTCGGGACCCTCTCGGTGACCAAGCTGAACGGCATGGGCTTCCTGATGCCGGTCTCCGTGCTCACCGCCCTCGGCATCCTTTTCCTCATTGCCGCCATGGGCAAGTCCGCTCAGGTCCCGCTCATGGTCTGGCTTCCGGACGCGATGGCGGGCCCCACGCCGGTCTCCGCCATGATCCACGCGGCCACCATGGTCACCGCCGGGGTCTACCTCCTGGCGCGCATGTACCCACTGATTTCGGCCTCGCAGGCAGCGCTTGCCGCCATCGCCGTGACCGGCGCGGTGACCGCCTTCTACGGCGCCACCTGCGCCCTCGCGCAGCGCGACCTGAAACGTGTGCTCGCCTATTCGACCATCAGCCAGATCGGCTACATGATGCTTGGCGTCGGTGCCGAAGCGGTCACCGCTGCGACCTTCCACCTGCTGGTGCACGCCTTCTTCAAGGCGCTCCTCTTCCTCGGCGCGGGCTGCGTCATCGCGGCCATGCACCACGAACAGGACATCTTCAAGATGGGAGGGCTCAGGCGGACGCTGCCGCTCACCTTCTGGAGCTTCCTCGCCGGTGCCGCCTGCCTTGCCGGTCTGCCGCTCACCGGCGGCTTCTTCAGCAAGGACAGCATCCTCATGGCGGTCTGGCACAAGGGGGGGGCGCTTTACCAGTCCCTGTACCTTTTGGGACTCCTGACCGCCCTCGTCACCGCCTTCTACAGTTTCCGTCTCGTCTTCCTGGTCTTCGGGGGGGGCAACGGACACGTGCACCGCACTTCCGGCCTCGGCGTGATGCAGGCGGTGCTCATCCCGCTGGCCATACTCGGTCTCTTCGGCGGCGTGCTGGACCTGCCGGGATACATCGGCGAAGGGCTCCTCACCCGCCTCTTCGCCGCGATCCCAGGGGGCGGCGCCGTTGAGGCGACGCACGAGCAGGAGATCGTCATGCAGGCCGTGGCCGGGACACTCGCACTCGCGGGACTCGCGGCGGCGTGGCTGCGCTACGGCAAGGGACGCGCACACCGGATGCAGGAGGCGCAGTCGCCACCCTCCCCGCTCATCTCGTTCCTCGCCAACGGCTGGTATTTCGACGCGCTGTACAACGTCCTTTTCATCCGCCCCTACCGCGCTCTCGCCGGGGTCCTGTGGGAGCGCATGGACGAAGGGGTCATCGACGAGTCCCTGGACGGTCTGGGCAAGGGGCTCGGCTCGGTAGGACAGCGGCTCGGGCGCTGGAGCACTGGGCGCGTCGCCGTCTACCTGATCAGTTTCGCCGCCGGGGGAGCCCTTATCCTTTGCTACCTCGCGTGGCTCGTGCTGTAA
- the nuoK gene encoding NADH-quinone oxidoreductase subunit NuoK, translating to MSVPLSHVLIVASLMFAMGLACVVAWRANVIMMLIGIEIMLNAVMLTFVGGSAHWGIADGQLFSLMLMALTSAEVSLALAMVVYLHRRKQTVNTDRFDSMKG from the coding sequence ATGAGCGTACCGCTGTCGCACGTCCTGATCGTCGCCTCGCTCATGTTCGCCATGGGGCTTGCCTGCGTGGTCGCCTGGCGCGCCAACGTGATCATGATGCTCATCGGGATCGAGATCATGCTGAACGCCGTCATGCTCACCTTCGTCGGTGGCTCGGCGCACTGGGGCATCGCCGATGGACAGCTCTTTTCGCTGATGCTCATGGCGCTCACCTCGGCCGAGGTGTCGCTTGCGCTTGCGATGGTGGTCTACCTGCACCGGCGCAAGCAGACGGTCAACACGGACCGGTTTGATTCGATGAAGGGATAA